A region of the Burkholderia savannae genome:
GGCATAGGGCAGGCCGAATTCGACGAGCGCCGCGCGCGAGCGCCGCGGCAAATCGTCGGGGCGGCCAGCGGGGAAGAATCCGTCGACGACGATCCGCTCGACCTCGTCGCGGCTCAACTCGGTCTTGCGCGCACCGCCGACGAGCCGCGCGCCCGAGCCGAGCAGCGTCACGCCGACCGCGTCGGGCGCATCCGCGTCGAGCAGGCGCTCCTTCGCCGCGCGGCACCGCTCGACGAGCTGCGACAGGCTCGCCGCCGACAGGCGCGCGCCGTCCTGCGCGATGCGCGTCTCCGCAACGCGCGCGAGCGCGAGATCCATGTTGTCGCCGCCGAGCATCAAGTGATCGCCGACGCCGATGCGCGTCAGTTGCGGCTCGCCGCCCTCGACGTGCACCTTGACGAGCGTGAGATCCGTCGTCCCGCCGCCGACGTCGCACACCAGCACGAGCCGCGTTTGCGCAAGCTCGTCGCGCAGCGTGTCGCGATGATGAAACAGCCAGTCGTAGAACGCGGCCTGCGGCTCCTCGAGCAGGCGCAGCGCGGGCAGCTTCGCGATCCGCGCCGCTTCGAGCGTGAGCGCGCGCGCGCCGTCGTCGAACGATGCGGGCACGGTGAGCACGACGTCCTGCGCCTCCAGCGGCGCGTCCGGAAAGCGGCGGTTCCACGCGGCGCGCACGTGCGCGAGATAGCTCGCGCTCGCCGCCACCGGCGACACCTTGTCGTCGGCGTCGGCCGCGCCCCACGGCAGGATCGGCGCGAGACGATCGACCGACGCGTGCGACAGCCAGCTCTTCGCGCTCGTCACGAGCCGGCCCGGCACCTGCGCGCCGAGCGCGCGCGCGAGCGTGCCGATCACGGCGGGCGGCGCGCCGTCGGCGTCGGCCGCTTCGGCGTCGCGCCACGGCAGCCGCAGATCGCCGGGCGCGAATTCGCCCGGCACCGGGTGATAGCGCGCCGACGGCAGCAGCGGCCGCGCGCCGAGCTCGCCCGGCGCGACCAATTGGTCGACGTCGAGCACGCGAATCGCGTCGCCGCCTGCCTCGACGTACGCGACGACGGTGTTGCTCGTCCCGAGATCGATGCCGACGATGAACTGTTTCATCGGTTACGCATTCGCGCCGCCGCGCACGTCGAATTCGACTTTCCAGCGCTCGTTCGCGCCGCTTTGCACGGCCTCGAGCTCGAGCGTGCCGGCCTCCGTCACGCGCGCATGCAGCTTCACGGGCACGATTTCGCCGGGCGTGCGCCCCTCGGGCGGCAGCGTGGCCTCGATCGCCTCGAGCTCCTGGAGTTCGTCGGGCGACCAGAAATCGAGCAGCGTGCCGACCTGATCCTGGCGGCGCACCGACGAACCGAAAAAGCGGAAATGCACCGGTTCGCCGACCACGAGGCCGAATTCCTGCGGCGGCAACGCGGCGTCGGAGCCTTCCTCCATGCCGAACGGCGCGACGCACAGCGCCTGGATCGGCGGCTCGAGGCCGGGCACGGCGGGCATCGCCGATTCGACCGCGATGTAATACGCGCGCGCCGTGCCGCCGCGGATGCGTACGCCTTTGCCGCGCTTCACGTAGCCGTAATACGCGGCGCCGCGCGCCACCGCGAGGTCGAGATCGGCGCCGCCGAGCAGCCGGGCGGGCGCCGCGCCGTCGGTGGCGAGCCAGCCGTTGAGCGTGCCGAGAATACGCTCGACGAGCAGCGGCGACTTGAACACGCCGCCGTTGAACAGCACGGCGGTCGGATGCAGGAAGCTCGCCGACGCGTCGTGCACGTCCCGCAAGCCGTCGAGTTCCGCGAGCGCCGCCACCTGCCGGCCGAGAAACGCCGCGAGGTGCCGCGTGACGCCGGCATCCTGCGCGTACGGCAGGCCGAGCTGCGTCAAGCCCGCGCGCGTGCGGCTCACGGGCCGCGCCGACGCGTCGACTTGCGGGAAGAAGCCTTCGAGGATCGTCTGCGTGAGCTCCGCGCGCGTGAGCTCGGTGCGGATCGAGCCGCCGATCAGCTTCGAGCCGCGGCTCGGCACGACGAGCGGCGCGGCGTCCGTCGACGGATCGCCGAGCAGCGTCTCCTTCGCGGCGCGGCACGCGTAGGTGAGGGCGCGCAACTGCCACGGGTCCGCCTGCGTGCCTTGCGCGGCAAGCTTGCGCGCGACCACGTGCGCGAGCGCGAGATCCATGTTGTCGCCGCCGAGCAGGATGTGTTCGCCGACCGCGACGCGATGCAGCTCGAGATTGCCGTCGCGCTCGACGACCGCGATCAGCGACAGGTCGGTCGTGCCGCCGCCGACGTCGACGACGAGGATGATGTCGCCGACCTTCACCTCCTTGCGCCATCCGCCGCCGCTTTTCTCGATCCAGCTGTAGAGCGCCGCCTGCGGCTCCTCGAGCAGCGTCATGCGCGCATAGCCGGCCGCCTGCGCGGCCTCGGCCGTCAGCTCGCGCGCGGCCGGATCGAACGATGCGGGAATCGTGACGGTGACGTCCTGCTGATCGAACGGCGCATCCGGATGCGCGTGGTTCCACGCGTCGCGCAGATGGGTCAGATAGCGCACCGAGCTTTCGAGCGGCGACACGCGCGCGACTTCCGGCGGCGCGTCGCTCGGCAGGATGCCCGCGCGGCGATCGACGCCCGGATGGCACAGCCAGCTCTTCGCGCTCGATACGAGGCGAATCGGCGTGCCCGCGCCGCGGCTGCGCGCGAGCTCGCCGACCGCGAAATCGCGCTCGGGCGCCCACGGCAGCGCGAGGTCGCCCGGCGCGAGCTCGCTCGGATGCGGCAGGTACAGAAAGGACGGCAGCAGATTCGGCGACTCGATCGCGCCCGGCGCGGTCAACTGCGCGATGGGCAGCACGTCGAGACGGGTTTTCTCGCCGTCGCTCGACGCGAGATCCACGTACGACAGCGCGCAGTGCGTGGTGCCGAGATCGATGCCGATCGAATAACGCGGCTCGCTCATAGCTCCACCTCGGCGGGAGCGATGACCGACGCGTCGTGGCCCGGGTTCAGCTTCGGCAGCCGGACGGCGTCGACGCGCCAGCCGCGATGGCTGATGCTGCCGCTGAACGGCGGCTTGCCGACGACGTTGCCCGTCAGGCGGATCGCGCTCGCGTCGAAGCCTTCGCCGATCGTCACGCGCGCGCCTTCGGCCTCGTCGCGCACCGGGCGAATCGCGAAGTGCTCGCGCAGCGTGGCGCGGCAGCCGTCGTGCACGAGGCGCGCGGCGGCGCCGATGTCCGCGTCGGAATAGCCGGCGATGTCCTCTTCGACGAAGTCGATGAGGCGCGCATCGCGCTGGAGCAGCCCGAGCAGCTGGAGCGCCGCGTCCGGGGTCGCTTCCTTGACGATCTCGCGCGCGGGCGCCGCCGCGGGTTGGGGCGGCGCGACGGGCGCCGCAGCCGGCGCCGCGGGGGCTTCGCCGTCGCGCAGGCG
Encoded here:
- a CDS encoding Hsp70 family protein; the protein is MSEPRYSIGIDLGTTHCALSYVDLASSDGEKTRLDVLPIAQLTAPGAIESPNLLPSFLYLPHPSELAPGDLALPWAPERDFAVGELARSRGAGTPIRLVSSAKSWLCHPGVDRRAGILPSDAPPEVARVSPLESSVRYLTHLRDAWNHAHPDAPFDQQDVTVTIPASFDPAARELTAEAAQAAGYARMTLLEEPQAALYSWIEKSGGGWRKEVKVGDIILVVDVGGGTTDLSLIAVVERDGNLELHRVAVGEHILLGGDNMDLALAHVVARKLAAQGTQADPWQLRALTYACRAAKETLLGDPSTDAAPLVVPSRGSKLIGGSIRTELTRAELTQTILEGFFPQVDASARPVSRTRAGLTQLGLPYAQDAGVTRHLAAFLGRQVAALAELDGLRDVHDASASFLHPTAVLFNGGVFKSPLLVERILGTLNGWLATDGAAPARLLGGADLDLAVARGAAYYGYVKRGKGVRIRGGTARAYYIAVESAMPAVPGLEPPIQALCVAPFGMEEGSDAALPPQEFGLVVGEPVHFRFFGSSVRRQDQVGTLLDFWSPDELQELEAIEATLPPEGRTPGEIVPVKLHARVTEAGTLELEAVQSGANERWKVEFDVRGGANA
- a CDS encoding DUF2760 domain-containing protein, with protein sequence MTEPNISFAGRLSLAFGLFFSVLGDRELASRARRLRDGEAPAAPAAAPVAPPQPAAAPAREIVKEATPDAALQLLGLLQRDARLIDFVEEDIAGYSDADIGAAARLVHDGCRATLREHFAIRPVRDEAEGARVTIGEGFDASAIRLTGNVVGKPPFSGSISHRGWRVDAVRLPKLNPGHDASVIAPAEVEL